In the Streptomyces sp. 3214.6 genome, ACCCGGACCGGCGCGATGACGCGCTGGCTGGCGGTGCCCTCGGCGTTGACGTAGCCGATCCACAGGGCCTCGCCGGTCAGGACGGCGGCCTGCATGGTGGCGAGGGTTTCGGCGGAACCGGTGCGGGGGAGTTCGCCGGGGGCGAGCGGGACGGCGTCCTGCGTCTCCGTCGGCTTGCGCGGAGCCGTGGCCGCCAGGTCGCCGGCCCGGATCGCGCGGATCGCCGCCGTGAGCAGCGTGGCGTCGGGAACCGGCGGCCCGTCCGGCACCGGCTCGGGAGCCGTGCGGGGCGGAGTGCGATGCGCATGCGCGCGGGTGATCAGGACGTCGCCCTCGGCGGACTCCGCGGCCGGCGCGAAACCCATCGCGCGCAGCCCGTCGAGGAGGGTCGCCGGGTCGGCCTGCGCCGCCAGCACCGTGGGAGCCAGCCGGCGCAGCCGCAGGGCGGCGGCACGTTTGTCGGCGAGGATCTCGTTCAGCATGGCGTCGTCGTCGCAGCGCACATACGCCGAAGCCGCGCCCACCCGCAGATGGCCGTGCCGGCGCGCCACATCGTCGATCAGGTACGCCAACGGCTGCGGCACCGGCGTGCGCGCATGCTCGGCGAGGAAAGCATGCAGGTCGGAGGCGCTGCGGCCGGCGTCCAGGGCGCGGCGCACGGAGCCGGGCGTGAAGCGGTAGACGGTCGCGCCGCCCTTGGACTCGACATCCGCGAGCACGTTCAGCACGGCCGCGAGCGGCCGCCGCAGCGGGCCGGGCGCGACCGCGGTCAGATCCGCCTGGAGCAGGACGTGATCCAGGGGCTCGGGGAGCAGCGGGGCCAGCAGCCGGGCGGCGGACGCGGTCGCGACGGCCTGCTCGGGCGGCGAGAGGGGGGCCTGGGCGTGGGCGGCCGGGTGGCGATGGTGGGCGGGCAGCTTGTCCCCGGGACCGGCGGCCGCAGCCTCGTGCGTACCGTCATGAGGGTGGTCATGGGCGTGGTCGTGCGAGGGGCCATGAGACGGGCCACGAGACGGGCCATGAGCGGTGGCGGACGGCTTCGTCGCGGCCGGTGCGCCCAGCAGGGCCCGACCGTGCGCCGACAGCGCGCCCCGCCCGGTCACGCCCAGCATCTCGGCCTCCGTCAGGGTCCAGCGGGCGAGCCGGGAGCGCAGGTCCTCGTCACCGGCCCGAGAACCCTGCGGGCCCTGAGAACCCTGTTGACCCTGCGGGCCGCGCAGAGGGCGTTCCCAGCGCAGGCGGGCCAGCAGCGCCCCCGTGTCGGGTGCGGCGCCCTCGGGCAGTGCCGCCAGCAGCGCCAGCACCCGGTGACGCACCTCGGGCGCGGCCGACCGGTCCAGACCCGGCCCCAGCGCCGACAGCGCCCGCTCCTTGAGATCCCGGCCGCCGACCACCCCGGAGGTCCGGGTCGCCACCAGCCATGCCTGCGCCAGCTGCGCCCACCGCTCGGCGGGCGGCCGCTCCAGCCACTCGTCGTACTCCGGCGTCGCCGCATACCGCTCGTCCGCCTCGCCGTCGGAGGCGAGCAGCCCGGCCGCATACGCCAGCTCCACCCAGAACGCGGCCACCGGCTCGGAAACGTCCAGCGCGACCGCCGTCCGCTTGAGGTCGCGCACGCTCAGCCCGCCGGCCCGCAGCACCGCGGGACCGCCCTCGTCCCAGTCCTTCAACAACTCCTCGACCGTCGCGAGCGCCGTGTACGCCTGCCCGGCCGCCGTCGCGTCCACAACCTGTGGAGGATGCACCGCACCCGCCTCCACGACCGGCGGCACCGGTTCCGGCACGCGATGAGCCCGCCCGCCGCGCAGATGCAGGGCGACCTCACGAGGCAGGACGACCGTGCCGGGCGCCGTCGGCAGCAGCAGCCCCCGGTCCAGCAGCCAGCGCAGCCGTACCGCCGGATCATGCGTGACCTGCCCGTACGGCGGCCCCCACACCAACCGCTCCAGCACCTCGAGGGAGCCGGCGGGCGCCTCGGCGAGCAGCGCCGCCATCTTCTTGCGATGCCCGAAGAGGGTGGTGAGCGCGGCGACCGCGGACACCGAGTCATGCGTGGACGGCAGCCCGGCCGCCGCCACGATCTCCTGGATCCGGCCCGGCGACATGCCCGCCGTGGCCTCCCGCACATTCGGCCCGAGCCCCGTCGGCGACGGGTGCTGCGGGGACGGCGCGAGAAGCTCGCGGGCGGTGCGCACGAGGTGGAGGCGATCGTCGGCCCCCCACACCAGGGCCTGCTCGCGCAGCGCCGCCAGGGCGCCGGGAAGCGCGTCGGCGACGACCGGGTCGCGGGCGTCCCCCGCCATCAACCCGAGCAGCTCCTCGTACGTCGCCGGATCGTCGGCCACGGCCAGCGCCTCCGCGCTCTGCAGAGCGAACCGGTCGAGCCGCTCCAGCGCGCGCACGACCGAGGCCCGGGTGCCGGCCCGGGTGGCGAGCTGGGTGAGGTCGGTGGGGACCGGGGTGATGAGGTCGGGTCGGGCGCGCAGGAGCGCGGCCAGGGAAGCGTCGTCCCGGGCGCGGAGCGCTGCCGCCAGGGAGCGGGGGGCCGGCTGGTCCTCGGTGCTCATCTTGCCCACGGTAGCGGTTGCCGTCCCCCGGGGGCTGCGCCCGCGGACCCCCGCTCCGGCCCGGCGCCGGCGAAGAGAAGCGGTAGCTTCTTCCCGTGGGGATCGAGAGCGACCAAGTCGTCTACGAGTATCTGAGCCGGGTCGGGGACGTCGCACAGCAGCAGCAGTTGTCGTCGGCCACCCGGATGCGGCTCGTCTCCGAGCTGCGCAACGAGATCGACCGGCGCCGGGCGAAGGCCACCGTCGACTCGCCCGCCGCCGTCCGCCGCATCATCGACCGCCTCGGCAGCCCCGACGACATCGTCGCCGCCGCGGCCGACGGCGGCGCCGGCGCTCCGCAGACCCCGACGCCCTCCGTGCCCGTCCAACGGGACCGCGAGGAGCGGCCCGAGCGGCCCGGGCGGTCGAAGGGGATCCGGCGCGTCGTGCCACGCCCCCGGCCCGGCTCACCGCCCCCCGCCGCACCCGCCGACGTCCCGTCCCCGCCACGGAAGGACAGCCGGGAGACGCCCGACTGGTGGCTGGACGAGCCCACCCCGCTCGGCCTCAGCGACGAGGTGCCGGGCTTCGTCGGCGGCGTGGAGATCCCCGACCTGCTCAAGCCGCCGAGAGCCAAGGCCGACGAGGACGAGTACGAGTACGAGGACGATGCCGACGACGAGAACCTCGTCGGAGGCGAGGAAGCGGAGGCGGCGGAGGACGACGGCACCGGCCTCCGCCGACGCCGTCGGATCCGGCTGCGCCGGGCCTCCTCCTCCGATGCGCAGGGACGTCGCTGGAGCAACCCGCTGCTCCTCCTCGCCGCCGCGTCCCTCGTCGCCGGCGCGGTGCTCGGCAACTGGTTCGCGCTGATCCTGGGCTGGGCCATCGCCTACGCCTCGCGGCGACTGACCGAGCGGGAGACGAAACTGGCGGTCATGTGGCTGCCGGGGCTCTCGGTCACCGCCGGTGTGGTCTGGCTGTGGGGGCGGTCCGACGGACGCTGGGGCGAGCCCATCGCCGAGGGACAGATGAACGACGCCGTCGCCCAGACCTGGCCCTGGGTGATCCGGGGCGCGGCCGTGGCGTCGGCACTGTTCCTGGTCTGGAGATCGCAGAAACAGAAGTAGCCGCAGAAGCTGTGGGCGAACGGCCGAAACAAGGAAGTTGAGGCCGCCGGGCAGAATGGCCGCATGACGTCACCCGTGCTCACCGTCGGCTTCGACCTCGACATGACCCTGATCGACTCCCGGCCCGGCATCCGCGCCACCTACCTGGCGCTCGCCGAGCGGACGGGGACGTACATAGACGCCGACCTCGTGGTCACCCGCCTCGGTCCGCCGCCGGAGACGGAGCTGGCCCACTGGTACCCGGCGGAGCAGGTGGCGGCCGTCGCCGACGTCTACCGCTCGCTGTACCCCGAGCACGGGGTCACCGGAGCGAGCGCGCTGCCCGGCGCCCGGGAGGCGATCGCGGCCGTGCAGGCGGCCGGCGGGCGGGCGATCGTCGTCACCGCCAAGCACCAGCCCAACGCGAAGCTGCAGGTGGAGTATCTGCGTCTGGGCCCCGACGCGGTGATCGGCGACCTGTGGGCCGAGCGGAAGGCGGAGGCGCTGCGCGAGCACGGCGCGAGCGTCTACGTCGGCGACCACGTGGGCGACGTCCGCGGCGCGCACGCCGCCGGGGCGCTCTCGGTGGCCGTGCCGACCGGGCCGATCGGCGCGGAGGAACTACGGACGGCCGGTGCGGATGTCGTACTCACCGACCTGACCGAATTCCCCGCCTGGCTCTCCGCCCACCTGGGCGACTAACGTTCCGCGCCCCGCGCCTGACGGCGGCCGGCCGCGACCGACTGCAGGACTCCCGCGCCGGCGATCAGGAAGCCGACGCCCATGAGCATGCTCAATCCGAACATGTACGTCGGAAAAGGCGTCGTGCCGAGGAACAGCGGGGCGACCGTGACGAGTGTGGCCACGGCGCCGACGAAGAACACGATGGCACCGGCACGGATCAGTCGGTCACCGGGGGCGGCGGAATTCGTTTGGGTTTTGTCACGCACCGGACCAGGGTAGTTCCCAGCCCTGAGGAACAACCGGGGGACGTCTTGTCACCCGCCCGAAGAGCATTAGCCTTGGTACCGGCGGGTCATGGTCGACCCGCCCAAGTGCTATCCAGAGCCGTTCCGTAACGGTTCCAGAGTTGTTTCCGAAGCAGTTTTCCGACGAGTACGAGGACGAGGACAGACGTGCCTACCGGCAAGGTCAAGTGGTTCAACAGTGAGAAGGGCTTCGGCTTTCTCTCCCGTGACGACGGCGGTGACGTCTTCGTCCATTCCTCCGTCCTGCCTGCCGGAGTCGAGGCGCTGAAGCCGGGTCAGCGAGTGGAGTTCGGCGTCGTCGCCGGACAGCGCGGCGACCAGGCACTCTCCGTCGTCATTCTCGACCCGACCCCGTCGGTCGCCGCGGCGCAGCGCAAGAAGCCCGACGAACTGGCCTCCATCGTCCAGGATCTGACCACCGTCCTGGAGAACATCACCCCGATGCTGGAGAAGGGCCGCTACCCGGAGAAGGCCTCCGGCAAGAAGATCGCCGGTCTACTGCGCGCGGTCGCCGACCAGTTGGACGTGTAACCCTCGGGCCGTCGCCCTGGCCGCCGCCGCGACGGCGGCGCTGTTGGTCTGCGACGCGTGGTTCGACGTGTCGCTCGCCCTCGGCACCCCCGACGTATGGCTGTCGGCGGTGCTCGCGGTCGCTGGCCGAGGGCGACGACCGGCAACCCCAGGGAAACCGGCAACCCCAGGGAAACCGGAAACCTCAGGGGAAGGCCAGTGCCTGCGGGGCCAGGGCCGGGACCAAGCCCTCCGCCGCCGCCCGTGTCAACAGCCCCCGGATCGCCGCATAGCCGTCCTCCCCCAGGTCCGCGGTGAACTCGTTGACGTACAGGCCGATGTGCTGGTCGGCGACGGTCGGGTCCATCTCCTGGGCGTGTGCCATGACGTACGGGCGGGAGGCCTCGGGGTCGTCCCAGGCGGCGCGCACGGAGGCGCGGATGGAATCGGCCAGCCCGGTCAGGGTCTTCGCCCCCAGCGACCTCTTGGCGATGATCGCGCCCAGCGGGATCGGCAGGCCGGTGGTGTCCTCCCAGTGCTCGCCCATGTCCGCGAGCTTGTGCAGACCGTAGTTCTGGTAGGTGAAGCGGGCCTCGTGGATGACCAGGCCCGCGTCGATCTTCCCGTCCCGCACGGCGGGCATGATCTCGTGGAACGGCATGACGACGATGTCGCCGACGCCCCCCGGGACCGTCTCCGCCGCCCACAGCCGGAACAGCAGATACGCCGTCGACTTCTCGCTCGGCACGGCGACGGTCCGGCCCGTCAGGTCGACGCCCGCCTCCCGCGTCAGCACCAGCGGCCCACAGCCCCGCCCCAGCGCGCCCCCGCAGGGCAGCAGCGCGTACTCGTCGAGAACGTAGGGCAGCACGGCGTACGACACCTTCAGCGCGTCGGACTCACCGCGTTCGGCCATGCCGTTGGTGATGTCGATGTCCGCGAAGGTCACGTCGAGCGCGGGCGCGCCCGGCACGCGGCCGTGGGCGAGGGCATCGAAGACGAAGGTGTCGTTCGGGCAGGGCGAGTACGCGATCTGCAGCGGCTGCGGCTGCTCACTGGTCATGCCTGTTCCAACTCTCCAGTACGGGTGCGAGCTTCCCGAAGCCCTCGGTGAGGGCCGCCAGCGCCTCGGCGATGCGCCAGGCGGCGCGGTCGCGCGGCCCGACGGGGTTGGAGACCGCGCGGAGCTCCAGCACGGGCACACCGTGCGCGGCGGCCGCCTCGGCGACCCCGAACCCTTCCATCGCCTCCGCCAGGGCCCTCGGATGGCGTTCGCGCAGGGCGGCGGCCCGGACGGCGGTGCCGGTGACCGTGGACACGGTCAGGACTTCGCCGGTGAGGGCGCCGGTGGCGGCCGCGGACTCCCGTACGAGGGACGCGGGCGGACGGTGGGTGACGGCGCCGAAGCCCAGCTCGGTGACCGGCAGGAAGCCGTCGGCGGTCTCGGCGCCCAGGTCGGCGGCGGTGATCTCGTCGGCGAGGACCAGGGAGCCGACGGGCGCGGCGGGTGCGAAGCCGCCGGCGATGCCCGTCGAGACGACGACGGTGTAGGGGCTGCCGTGCAGGGAGGCCGCGGTGAGGGCGGCGGAGACGGAGGCGGCGGCCAGGGCCGGGCCGACTCCCGCGGCGAGCAGATCGAAGGCCGCGTCGGGACGGTCCGCGTCGGGACGGTCCGCGCCGGGACGGTGGAGCGTCACGCCGGGCAGGCGCACCTCCCGGGTGGGGTCGGTGAACGCCCGTGCCACCGCGTCCCGTTCGGCGGGGACCGCGGTGGCCACGAGGATGCGTGCGCGGGGCGTGGTCAGTCGTCCTTCTTGAGCTTGAAGGACCACAGGCCGGTCGCCGCCTGGCTGGCCTTCTTGCCGTCGCCCGCCTTGATGGTGACGAGCGTGGAGTCGCCCTGGGCGCCGTACTGGGC is a window encoding:
- a CDS encoding helicase C-terminal domain-containing protein, which codes for MSTEDQPAPRSLAAALRARDDASLAALLRARPDLITPVPTDLTQLATRAGTRASVVRALERLDRFALQSAEALAVADDPATYEELLGLMAGDARDPVVADALPGALAALREQALVWGADDRLHLVRTARELLAPSPQHPSPTGLGPNVREATAGMSPGRIQEIVAAAGLPSTHDSVSAVAALTTLFGHRKKMAALLAEAPAGSLEVLERLVWGPPYGQVTHDPAVRLRWLLDRGLLLPTAPGTVVLPREVALHLRGGRAHRVPEPVPPVVEAGAVHPPQVVDATAAGQAYTALATVEELLKDWDEGGPAVLRAGGLSVRDLKRTAVALDVSEPVAAFWVELAYAAGLLASDGEADERYAATPEYDEWLERPPAERWAQLAQAWLVATRTSGVVGGRDLKERALSALGPGLDRSAAPEVRHRVLALLAALPEGAAPDTGALLARLRWERPLRGPQGQQGSQGPQGSRAGDEDLRSRLARWTLTEAEMLGVTGRGALSAHGRALLGAPAATKPSATAHGPSRGPSHGPSHDHAHDHPHDGTHEAAAAGPGDKLPAHHRHPAAHAQAPLSPPEQAVATASAARLLAPLLPEPLDHVLLQADLTAVAPGPLRRPLAAVLNVLADVESKGGATVYRFTPGSVRRALDAGRSASDLHAFLAEHARTPVPQPLAYLIDDVARRHGHLRVGAASAYVRCDDDAMLNEILADKRAAALRLRRLAPTVLAAQADPATLLDGLRAMGFAPAAESAEGDVLITRAHAHRTPPRTAPEPVPDGPPVPDATLLTAAIRAIRAGDLAATAPRKPTETQDAVPLAPGELPRTGSAETLATMQAAVLTGEALWIGYVNAEGTASQRVIAPVRVEGGFVTAYDHTADEVRTYPLHRITGVAELADD
- a CDS encoding HAD family hydrolase; the encoded protein is MTSPVLTVGFDLDMTLIDSRPGIRATYLALAERTGTYIDADLVVTRLGPPPETELAHWYPAEQVAAVADVYRSLYPEHGVTGASALPGAREAIAAVQAAGGRAIVVTAKHQPNAKLQVEYLRLGPDAVIGDLWAERKAEALREHGASVYVGDHVGDVRGAHAAGALSVAVPTGPIGAEELRTAGADVVLTDLTEFPAWLSAHLGD
- a CDS encoding cold-shock protein, which codes for MPTGKVKWFNSEKGFGFLSRDDGGDVFVHSSVLPAGVEALKPGQRVEFGVVAGQRGDQALSVVILDPTPSVAAAQRKKPDELASIVQDLTTVLENITPMLEKGRYPEKASGKKIAGLLRAVADQLDV
- a CDS encoding 1,4-dihydroxy-6-naphthoate synthase, whose amino-acid sequence is MTSEQPQPLQIAYSPCPNDTFVFDALAHGRVPGAPALDVTFADIDITNGMAERGESDALKVSYAVLPYVLDEYALLPCGGALGRGCGPLVLTREAGVDLTGRTVAVPSEKSTAYLLFRLWAAETVPGGVGDIVVMPFHEIMPAVRDGKIDAGLVIHEARFTYQNYGLHKLADMGEHWEDTTGLPIPLGAIIAKRSLGAKTLTGLADSIRASVRAAWDDPEASRPYVMAHAQEMDPTVADQHIGLYVNEFTADLGEDGYAAIRGLLTRAAAEGLVPALAPQALAFP
- a CDS encoding futalosine hydrolase encodes the protein MVLQAQEGRLTTPRARILVATAVPAERDAVARAFTDPTREVRLPGVTLHRPGADRPDADRPDAAFDLLAAGVGPALAAASVSAALTAASLHGSPYTVVVSTGIAGGFAPAAPVGSLVLADEITAADLGAETADGFLPVTELGFGAVTHRPPASLVRESAAATGALTGEVLTVSTVTGTAVRAAALRERHPRALAEAMEGFGVAEAAAAHGVPVLELRAVSNPVGPRDRAAWRIAEALAALTEGFGKLAPVLESWNRHDQ